Proteins from one Triticum aestivum cultivar Chinese Spring chromosome 7A, IWGSC CS RefSeq v2.1, whole genome shotgun sequence genomic window:
- the LOC123150096 gene encoding F-box protein At5g65850 yields the protein MPAGGGEASNGRAGKEQSHPPAIRRRDESRPAPPFPAVASQEKRKQRKQRQPAAAEASVSSEGPLAEILARLPYRSLCRFQCVSKQWAELCSDLIRSIKTAPQTLSGFFHNNLAGNLCFSNLSGGRPLVDASLPFLRESYQRFKLQQCSTSLLLCKCWESEDDDEFDFVVCNPMTEQWAVLPPIKWQPGEDDEGTECFDLMYPFLVFDPAAPSRFVVFAPLMESVDIVAVYSHETGQWAPSSGWEDIAYPAVNPECAVLLNGMMHFLHLTVDEPLIAVLDMEGEVSREIAVPDDMLGAIPGYGSVGCSQGLLHAWYMDPHDYELSVWVLKDYATEEWTLKHTVDVPRLFGETESDEEEDYRRQEDGAHKYDVFAIHPEHNVIFLTDWKEVNLSYDMDSRQVHPMCTTGDFLGGLPFIPCFADLARPLQKSLF from the exons ATGCCCGCCGGGGGAGGAGAAGCAAGCAATGGCCGCGCGGGGAAGGAGCAGAGCCACCCGCCGGCGATCCGCCGCCGCGACGAGTCCCGTCCTGCGCCGCCGTTCCCCGCCGTAGCTTCGCAG GagaagaggaagcagaggaagcagaggcaaccggcggcggcggaggcgagcgtcTCCTCCGAGGGCCCCCTCGCCGAGATCCTGGCGCGGCTGCCCTACCGGTCGCTCTGCCGCTTCCAGTGCGTCTCCAAGCAGTGGGCCGAGCTCTGCTCCGACCTCATCAGAAGCATCAAGACGGCGCCGCAGACCCTCTCCGGATTCTTCCACAACAACTTGGCCGGGAACCTCTGCTTCAGCAATTTGTCCGGCGGACGCCCGCTGGTTGACGCTTCGCTCCCGTTCCTGCGTGAGAGCTACCAAAGATTCAAGCTCCAGCAATGCTCCACCAGCCTCCTCCTCTGCAAGTGCTGGGAATCGGAAGACGACGACGAATTCGACTTTGTCGTGTGCAACCCAATGACCGAGCAGTGGGCCGTGCTGCCTCCTATAAAATGGCAACCGGGCGAAGACGATGAAGGCACCGAATGTTTCGACCTGATGTATCCCTTCCTGGTTTTCGACCCGGCCGCTCCGTCTCGTTTCGTGGTGTTTGCGCCCCTCATGGAGTCGGTCGACATCGTGGCGGTATACTCTCATGAGACCGGACAATGGGCTCCGAGCAGTGGGTGGGAAGACATAGCGTATCCCGCCGTCAATCCGGAATGCGCCGTCCTCCTCAATGGCATGATGCATTTTCTTCATTTGACGGTCGACGAGCCTTTGATAGCCGTGCTGGATATGGAGGGGGAGGTTTCTCGGGAAATTGCTGTCCCAGATGACATGCTAGGAGCCATACCTGGTTATGGTTCGGTGGGGTGCTCTCAGGGACTCTTGCATGCTTGGTATATGGATCCCCATGATTACGAACTCTCTGTGTGGGTGCTCAAGGATTATGCTACCGAAGAGTGGACCCTAAAGCACACCGTCGACGTTCCGCGGCTCTTTGGAGAAACGGAATCCGATGAAGAAGAGGATTATCGTCGCCAAGAGGATGGGGCCCATAAGTATGATGTGTTTGCAATTCATCCGGAGCATAATGTTATCTTCCTTACTGACTGGAAGGAGGTAAATCTGTCGTACGATATGGACAGCAGGCAAGTGCATCCCATGTGCACCACTGGAGATTTCCTCGGTGGTCTACCTTTTATTCCCTGCTTTGCGGATTTGGCTCGACCTTTGCAAAAATCACTCTTCTAG
- the LOC123151367 gene encoding F-box protein At5g07610-like, whose product MPPGGGETSKHGRTGKEQSHPPAIRRCDESRPAPPFPAAASQEQKKQMQPAAAAASISEGPLVEILARLPYRSLCRFKCVSKQWRELCSDPKIVKRASQTLSGFFHNDPAVGSLRFSNLSGGRPLIDASLPFLRGRYQRIKLEQCSTSLLLCKCWKLESGQDKFDFVVCNPMTEQWTVLPPIEWLDQDGEDTEGSDLIYPFLVFDPAVPSHFVVFAPLLDLVDVVAIYSWETGQWTPSSGWEYTEYPAVTKECVFLNGMIHFLHLFGDEPFITVQDIEGSFSCKLMAPMEC is encoded by the exons ATGCCACCAGGGGGTGGAGAAACAAGCAAGCATGGCCGCACGGGGAAGGAGCAGAGCCACCCCCCGGCGATCCGCCGCTGTGACGAGTCCCGTCCCGCGCCGCCGTTCCCCGCCGCGGCTTCTCAG GAGCAGAAGAAGCAGATGCagccggcggcggctgcggcgagcaTCTCGGAGGGCCCCCTTGTCGAGATCCTGGCGCGGCTGCCCTACCGGTCGCTGTGCCGCTTCAAGTGCGTGTCCAAGCAGTGGCGTGAGCTCTGCTCCGACCCCAAAATCGTCAAGAGGGCGTCACAGACCCTCTCTGGATTCTTCCACAACGACCCGGCGGTCGGCAGCCTCCGCTTCAGCAATCTGTCCGGCGGACGCCCGCTGATCGACGCCTCGCTCCCTTTCCTGCGCGGGAGATACCAAAGAATCAAGCTCGAGCAATGCTCCACCAGCCTCCTCCTCTGCAAATGCTGGAAACTGGAATCGGGACAAGACAAATTCGATTTCGTCGTGTGCAATCCGATGACCGAGCAGTGGACCGTGCTGCCTCCTATAGAATGGCTGGACCAAGACGGTGAAGACACCGAGGGTTCCGATTTGATTTATCCCTTCCTGGTATTCGACCCGGCCGTTCCGTCTCATTTCGTGGTGTTTGCACCCCTCCTCGACTTGGTTGACGTTGTGGCAATATACTCATGGGAAACTGGACAATGGACTCCCAGCAGTGGGTGGGAATACACAGAGTATCCTGCCGTTACCAAGGAATGTGTCTTCCTGAATGGCATGATCCATTTCTTGCATTTGTTTGGCGATGAACCTTTCATAACTGTACAAGACATTGAGGGGAGCTTTTCCTGCAAATTGATGGCCCCGATGGAATGCTAG